A single genomic interval of Spirosoma linguale DSM 74 harbors:
- a CDS encoding cysteinyl-tRNA synthetase (KEGG: glo:Glov_0404 cysteinyl-tRNA synthetase~TIGRFAM: cysteinyl-tRNA synthetase~PFAM: Cysteinyl-tRNA synthetase class Ia ; Cysteinyl-tRNA synthetase class Ia DALR; tRNA synthetase class I (M)) yields MQPLQLYNTLSRKKEPFVALNAPYVGMYVCGPTVYNYVHLGNVRTFLTFDTLYRYLTFIGYKVRYVRNLTDVGHLVGDGDDGEDKIGRMAKLEKVEPMEIVQRFTNDFHTVMAQFNTFPPSIEPTATGHMVEQIEAVQTLLANGLAYESNGSVYFDIDTYNKRGGNYGKLSGRILDDLLNETRELDGQSEKRSPLDFAIWKRAAPEHLMRWNSPWGEGFPGWHLECTCMSTKYLGKQFDIHGGGMDLKFPHHECEIAQGDGLTGVDPVRYWMHSNMLTVNGQKMSKSLGNSFLPAELFAGSHPLLDQPYSPMTVRFFMLQSHYRSTLDFSNDALKAAQKGYRRLANGLRVIKTLSYPSDAEAENGVAVDEAKQKEIQKAVQQFYDAMNDDLNTAVAIAQLFTLLKYVNMLYLNQLQAAVLGEETFNLLKESFVTFMQDVLGLLEEGATNQPVLEGLLTLYKEYKEQRQYDKVDQIRSYFKAQGLAIKDMKHQIDWAYEE; encoded by the coding sequence ATGCAACCACTTCAGTTATACAATACGCTTTCCCGCAAAAAAGAACCGTTCGTAGCGCTCAATGCGCCGTATGTGGGTATGTATGTTTGCGGCCCCACGGTGTACAACTACGTTCACCTGGGCAATGTCCGCACCTTTCTGACCTTCGATACGCTGTATCGGTACCTGACGTTCATCGGCTACAAAGTCCGCTATGTTCGCAACCTGACCGACGTAGGCCACCTCGTGGGCGATGGCGATGATGGTGAAGATAAAATTGGCCGCATGGCCAAGCTCGAAAAAGTAGAACCGATGGAAATTGTTCAGCGGTTTACCAACGATTTCCATACGGTGATGGCGCAGTTCAACACCTTCCCACCAAGCATCGAACCCACGGCCACCGGCCACATGGTCGAGCAGATCGAAGCGGTACAGACCTTACTCGCTAACGGGCTGGCTTACGAGTCTAACGGATCAGTTTACTTTGACATTGACACCTACAACAAACGGGGCGGCAACTATGGAAAACTATCAGGCCGTATTCTGGACGATCTGTTGAACGAAACCCGCGAGCTGGACGGCCAGTCCGAGAAACGCAGTCCGCTGGATTTTGCCATCTGGAAACGAGCCGCTCCCGAACACCTCATGCGCTGGAATTCGCCCTGGGGCGAAGGCTTTCCGGGCTGGCACCTGGAGTGTACCTGCATGAGCACGAAATACCTGGGCAAGCAATTCGACATTCACGGTGGCGGTATGGACCTCAAGTTCCCGCACCACGAATGCGAAATTGCGCAGGGCGACGGCCTCACCGGCGTCGACCCGGTTCGGTACTGGATGCACTCGAACATGCTGACGGTGAATGGACAGAAAATGTCGAAGTCGCTGGGTAACTCCTTCCTGCCTGCCGAGCTTTTTGCCGGTAGCCACCCCCTGCTCGACCAGCCGTACAGCCCCATGACGGTGCGTTTTTTCATGCTCCAATCGCACTACCGAAGCACCCTCGACTTCTCGAACGATGCGTTAAAAGCGGCTCAAAAAGGCTATCGGCGGTTGGCGAATGGCCTGCGAGTCATCAAAACGCTGTCGTATCCGTCGGATGCAGAAGCAGAAAACGGCGTGGCAGTTGACGAGGCTAAACAGAAGGAGATTCAGAAGGCTGTTCAGCAGTTTTACGATGCGATGAACGACGACCTAAATACGGCCGTAGCCATTGCCCAGCTGTTTACGCTGTTGAAGTACGTTAATATGCTGTATTTGAACCAGCTTCAGGCGGCCGTTCTTGGCGAAGAAACGTTCAATCTTCTGAAAGAGTCGTTTGTAACATTCATGCAGGATGTACTCGGTTTGCTCGAAGAAGGAGCTACCAACCAACCTGTTCTGGAAGGGCTGTTAACACTTTATAAGGAGTACAAGGAGCAACGGCAATACGACAAGGTGGACCAGATTCGTTCGTACTTTAAAGCACAGGGACTGGCTATCAAAGACATGAAACACCAGATCGACTGGGCGTACGAAGAATAA
- a CDS encoding nicotinate (nicotinamide) nucleotide adenylyltransferase (KEGG: gbm:Gbem_3777 nicotinate (nicotinamide) nucleotide adenylyltransferase~TIGRFAM: nicotinate (nicotinamide) nucleotide adenylyltransferase; cytidyltransferase-related domain protein~PFAM: cytidylyltransferase): protein MKIGLFFGSFNPIHVGHLIIANTMATTTDLEQVWFVVSPQNPFKKTKSLLHEFDRLDMVERAIADNSRLKATNIEFSMPKPSYTIDTLARLTEKYPQHTFRLIMGEDNLEQFANWKNYDKILEYYGLYVYPRPRSKESEFKIHPNVRLVEAPLLDISATFIRDSIRANRSIRYMVPDVVEEMIERKKFYV from the coding sequence ATGAAAATTGGTTTATTCTTTGGCTCCTTCAATCCGATTCACGTCGGCCATCTGATTATTGCCAATACTATGGCGACAACAACCGACCTCGAACAGGTATGGTTTGTCGTGTCGCCCCAGAATCCGTTTAAGAAAACGAAGAGCCTGCTGCACGAGTTCGACCGACTCGATATGGTGGAACGGGCCATTGCTGATAACAGCCGCCTGAAAGCAACGAACATCGAGTTTTCGATGCCAAAGCCCAGCTATACCATCGATACGCTGGCCCGCCTTACCGAGAAATACCCGCAACACACGTTCCGGCTCATCATGGGCGAAGACAATTTGGAGCAGTTTGCCAACTGGAAAAACTACGACAAGATTCTGGAGTACTACGGATTATACGTTTATCCAAGGCCCAGAAGCAAAGAGAGCGAATTCAAGATCCACCCGAACGTGCGGCTCGTCGAAGCCCCCCTTTTAGATATATCCGCTACGTTTATTCGCGATAGCATCCGTGCCAATCGGTCCATTCGTTACATGGTGCCGGACGTGGTAGAGGAAATGATCGAACGGAAGAAGTTTTATGTGTAA
- a CDS encoding protein of unknown function DUF224 cysteine-rich region domain protein (KEGG: geo:Geob_1809 protein of unknown function DUF224 cysteine-rich region domain protein), whose protein sequence is MEIFQQILFVAALAAVAWYITKRIQLISRAIKLGRAENRTDHSDERLKTMLLVAFGQKKMFTNPLVGVMHFIIYAGFIIINLEILEIILDGILGTHRLFAPYITPVYPFLINIFEILAFGVLAVCVVFLCRRFVAKVSRFQPERHREMARWPQADAAIILTAEILLMIAFLTWNASDSVLRDRGVGHYGELQGIVPDFIISQYLKPLFANFSDTALVAYERISWWFHILGILAFAVYVTYSKHLHIALGFPNVYFSDLQPKGEMQNMPEITKEVQLALGLPVTTEMDGSQTNDNGEQPAEIGRFGAKDVQDLKWINLMNAYSCTECGRCTAACPANITGKKLSPRKIMMDTRDRLEEIQQGWKTNGPDYRDDKSLLNDYITAEELNACTTCQACVMACPININPLDIILQLRRYRVMEESQAPASWNAMFSNIENNMAPWKFSPSDRFNWADQVND, encoded by the coding sequence ATGGAAATTTTTCAACAAATTTTATTTGTCGCGGCTTTAGCAGCCGTGGCCTGGTACATAACCAAGCGAATTCAGCTCATTTCCCGAGCCATTAAGCTCGGACGCGCCGAAAATCGGACCGATCATTCCGATGAGCGATTAAAAACAATGCTTCTGGTTGCCTTCGGTCAGAAGAAGATGTTCACCAATCCACTGGTTGGTGTCATGCACTTTATCATTTATGCCGGGTTTATTATTATCAACCTCGAAATTCTGGAAATCATTCTGGATGGTATTCTGGGTACGCACCGGCTATTTGCGCCTTACATTACGCCCGTTTATCCCTTTCTGATCAACATATTTGAGATACTGGCTTTTGGGGTGCTGGCCGTTTGCGTGGTGTTCCTGTGCCGTCGGTTTGTGGCGAAAGTAAGCCGGTTTCAGCCGGAGCGCCACCGCGAGATGGCTCGCTGGCCCCAGGCTGATGCGGCTATCATTCTGACCGCCGAAATTCTGCTCATGATCGCGTTCCTGACCTGGAATGCATCTGATAGCGTTTTACGCGATAGGGGAGTTGGCCATTATGGCGAGTTACAGGGCATTGTGCCGGACTTTATCATCAGTCAGTACCTGAAGCCGCTGTTCGCAAACTTCAGTGACACCGCGCTGGTAGCCTATGAGCGGATTTCCTGGTGGTTTCATATTCTGGGTATTCTGGCCTTCGCCGTGTATGTGACTTACTCTAAGCATCTGCACATTGCACTTGGCTTTCCGAACGTCTACTTCTCGGACCTGCAACCTAAAGGCGAGATGCAGAACATGCCCGAAATCACCAAAGAAGTTCAACTCGCATTGGGCCTGCCTGTTACAACTGAAATGGACGGTTCACAAACGAATGACAACGGAGAGCAGCCAGCCGAAATCGGCCGGTTTGGCGCTAAAGATGTGCAGGATTTGAAATGGATCAACCTGATGAACGCTTACAGCTGCACCGAGTGCGGGCGTTGTACGGCAGCTTGTCCGGCTAACATCACGGGTAAGAAGCTTTCGCCCCGCAAGATTATGATGGACACCCGCGACCGGCTCGAAGAAATACAGCAGGGTTGGAAAACGAATGGCCCGGACTACCGCGACGATAAATCCCTACTGAATGATTACATCACCGCCGAAGAGCTCAACGCCTGCACTACCTGCCAGGCTTGTGTAATGGCCTGTCCGATCAATATTAATCCGCTGGACATTATCCTTCAGCTACGCCGGTATCGCGTCATGGAAGAATCGCAGGCACCTGCCTCCTGGAATGCGATGTTCAGCAATATCGAAAACAACATGGCTCCCTGGAAATTCTCACCCAGCGACCGCTTTAACTGGGCTGACCAGGTGAATGATTAA
- a CDS encoding RNA polymerase, sigma-24 subunit, ECF subfamily (TIGRFAM: RNA polymerase sigma factor, sigma-70 family~PFAM: Sigma-70 region 4 type 2; sigma-70 region 2 domain protein; sigma-70 region 4 domain protein~KEGG: mxa:MXAN_4147 RNA polymerase sigma factor RpoE1), which yields MATIPEVMSDTPTRDDQDRTGMPDHGMPDHGGPSGPDHLLPDGDAVDQPSADTPARRYTDEQKYQVFNKEFMPHIDSMYNFAFRLTTDEDDANDLVQDTYLKAFRFISSFEQGTNAKAWLFRILKNSFINDYRKKSKEPAKVDYQDVETTYNSEDAESEHTVDLRAESVSDLIGDEVATALNSLPVDFRTVIILCDIEGFTYEEMAKILDIPIGTVRSRLHRARNLLKEKLRDYASSMGYNEESEE from the coding sequence ATGGCGACTATACCCGAAGTTATGTCAGATACGCCAACTCGCGACGACCAGGACCGCACCGGAATGCCGGATCACGGAATGCCGGACCACGGCGGCCCGTCCGGACCAGACCATTTGTTACCAGACGGAGACGCCGTCGATCAGCCATCAGCTGATACACCCGCTCGCCGTTATACCGATGAGCAGAAATACCAGGTTTTCAATAAGGAGTTCATGCCCCACATTGACTCCATGTACAATTTTGCCTTTCGACTGACCACCGATGAGGACGACGCCAATGATCTGGTGCAGGATACCTATCTGAAAGCATTCAGGTTTATTTCGTCATTTGAGCAAGGAACTAACGCAAAAGCATGGCTGTTTCGAATACTGAAGAACAGCTTCATTAACGATTATCGGAAGAAAAGTAAAGAGCCAGCAAAGGTAGATTATCAGGACGTTGAAACGACCTATAACTCTGAAGACGCTGAATCCGAACACACGGTCGACCTTCGGGCCGAGTCCGTTTCTGACTTGATCGGCGATGAGGTAGCCACGGCACTGAACTCGTTGCCTGTTGATTTTCGAACAGTCATTATTCTCTGCGACATCGAAGGATTTACGTACGAGGAGATGGCCAAAATCTTAGATATACCAATAGGAACCGTACGGTCCCGCCTGCATAGAGCTCGTAACCTGTTGAAAGAAAAATTGCGTGATTACGCATCATCAATGGGTTATAATGAAGAAAGTGAAGAATAA
- a CDS encoding peptidase M28 (PFAM: peptidase M28~KEGG: bra:BRADO0660 putative aminopeptidase; putative exported protein), with product MTKSSLFLVPALLLLTAGACRTKQSQTDATQTTEQPAMASAPAFNADSAYAYVDQQVKFGPRVPNTPAHVQTGNYLADKLRQFGCEVTEQTFVATTWDGKKLNARNIIGAINPKATKRIVLASHWDSRPHADADEDKADQNKPVTAANDGASGVGVLLELARTIQQSQQKPSVGIDIIFFDAEDWGNGEKAAGDFEKESGNQYDYIGFCLGSRHWAKNLHKPGYSAYYGILLDMVGAKGATFAKEGLSMQFAPTVVNNVWQTASRAGYSQYFIDTPGGQITDDHLAPNTIAKIPMIDIIHTNIGSGGFFPAWHTAEDNMSNIDRGTLKAVGQTLLQVLYNEQQ from the coding sequence ATGACCAAATCATCTTTATTTCTCGTTCCGGCCCTGCTACTCCTGACGGCTGGTGCCTGCCGAACCAAGCAGTCGCAAACCGACGCTACCCAGACCACTGAGCAACCCGCTATGGCTTCGGCACCGGCTTTCAACGCCGATTCGGCCTATGCGTATGTAGACCAGCAGGTGAAGTTCGGACCACGGGTGCCCAACACACCCGCGCATGTACAAACCGGCAATTACCTGGCCGATAAGCTCAGGCAGTTTGGTTGTGAGGTGACGGAACAAACATTTGTGGCAACCACCTGGGACGGCAAGAAGCTGAATGCCCGCAACATTATTGGGGCTATCAACCCCAAAGCAACAAAGCGGATTGTGCTGGCCTCACATTGGGATTCGCGCCCTCATGCTGATGCCGACGAAGATAAAGCGGATCAGAACAAGCCCGTGACGGCCGCCAACGACGGAGCCAGTGGTGTTGGCGTTTTGCTCGAACTGGCGCGTACCATTCAGCAAAGTCAGCAAAAGCCCTCCGTTGGTATTGACATTATTTTCTTCGATGCCGAAGACTGGGGTAACGGAGAAAAAGCCGCCGGTGACTTTGAGAAAGAAAGTGGTAATCAGTACGATTACATCGGTTTCTGCCTGGGTTCCCGCCATTGGGCGAAAAACCTGCATAAACCAGGCTACTCCGCTTATTACGGCATCCTGCTGGACATGGTTGGTGCCAAAGGTGCTACGTTTGCCAAAGAAGGACTCTCCATGCAGTTTGCGCCGACGGTGGTCAATAACGTTTGGCAAACAGCCAGCCGGGCGGGTTATAGTCAGTATTTTATCGACACACCCGGTGGCCAAATCACCGACGACCACCTGGCTCCGAATACCATCGCCAAGATTCCGATGATTGACATTATTCATACAAACATCGGTTCGGGCGGCTTTTTTCCTGCCTGGCATACTGCCGAAGATAACATGAGTAATATTGACCGGGGCACGCTTAAAGCCGTTGGGCAAACGCTGCTACAAGTACTTTACAACGAGCAACAATAA
- a CDS encoding protein of unknown function DUF224 cysteine-rich region domain protein (PFAM: protein of unknown function DUF224 cysteine- rich region domain protein~KEGG: afw:Anae109_0009 hypothetical protein), with product MMTTEKTYKVPTMADMAASGEEPEILFWVGCAGSFDDRYKRVTIAFVRILNHVGIKFAVLGPEEGCTGDPARRAGNEFLFQMQAMSNIQVLNGYNVKKIVTACPHCFNTLKNEYPELGGNYEVIHHSQFLQGLINEGRVRVKDGESFKGRRITFHDSCYLGRANKIYEAPREVLAALDADLVEMKRVRANGLCCGAGGGQYFKEPEPGKKDVNVERVEEALGTGADTIAVACPFCMTMMSDGVKNKNKEDSVRVYDISELIAQGQGL from the coding sequence ATGATGACGACTGAAAAGACATATAAAGTACCAACTATGGCCGATATGGCCGCTTCCGGCGAAGAACCCGAAATTCTGTTTTGGGTTGGATGTGCTGGCTCGTTTGATGACCGCTACAAACGCGTAACCATTGCCTTCGTTCGTATCCTGAACCATGTAGGGATCAAGTTCGCCGTATTGGGACCGGAAGAAGGTTGTACCGGCGACCCGGCCCGACGTGCCGGAAATGAGTTTTTGTTTCAAATGCAGGCCATGTCCAACATTCAGGTGCTGAACGGTTACAACGTCAAGAAAATCGTGACAGCCTGTCCGCATTGCTTCAATACGCTTAAAAACGAATACCCTGAGTTGGGCGGTAACTACGAAGTCATTCACCACTCGCAGTTCTTACAGGGCCTGATCAATGAGGGACGGGTGCGGGTGAAAGATGGTGAGTCGTTTAAAGGGCGTCGGATTACCTTTCATGACTCCTGCTACCTGGGTCGTGCCAACAAAATATACGAAGCGCCCCGTGAGGTTCTGGCCGCCCTAGATGCCGATCTGGTCGAGATGAAGCGCGTTCGCGCCAATGGACTCTGCTGCGGTGCGGGTGGTGGTCAATATTTTAAAGAACCGGAGCCGGGTAAGAAAGATGTAAACGTTGAACGGGTTGAAGAAGCACTTGGCACCGGTGCCGATACCATCGCTGTGGCATGTCCGTTCTGTATGACAATGATGTCGGACGGCGTTAAGAACAAGAATAAAGAAGATTCCGTCCGCGTCTACGACATCTCGGAACTCATCGCCCAGGGGCAGGGGTTGTAA
- a CDS encoding DNA mismatch repair protein MutS domain protein (PFAM: DNA mismatch repair protein MutS domain protein~SMART: DNA mismatch repair protein MutS domain protein~KEGG: acp:A2cp1_2547 DNA mismatch repair protein MutS domain protein), protein MPPETTFLDRQQEFTQKEQAAQSNYNQLAFWRLIWFVGAVAGVWLLARFDQQLAAAGVLLVGLIGFMLLLKKHQTIRQERDLYHQLAFVNQDEVARLKRQYLRPETGEQFSSPTHSYAGDLDVFGKHSLFRLLNRTHTYEGQRRLAKWLKAPSAPDAIRLRQEAVAELKPQLEWRQQLEALAYAEPTINQSPDALVKWATAESEPLAGYLSIVRFLFPAITIGLFIGWLLGYVQGAAVLLALAGHGLVLSQISARAKGVSEQTFEIATALRAYQALLKQAEAVKGDTVRLRAIRQALTSDTKLAASAAIGQLGRLTEGLNFRRNPYFALLIGVATLWDIHYLIKLEHWRQTHGPALSLWFEALGELEALNSLCGFAYAHPSYATPEIVDDKFVLELTSAAHPLLAENNSVANSLILRGAGQTVLITGSNMSGKSTFLRTVGTNVVLALAGGVVRAERFRCSPVQVFTSMRTQDSLEESTSSFYAELKRLQTLIGLTNPDKSASVSSKNTLPVLYFLDEILKGTNSADRHRGAEALIRQLHHTMASGFVSTHDLELGQLTDADGFVRNYHFQSDLVNGELVFDYKLRDGICKSFNASQLMRAIGIEMDAVK, encoded by the coding sequence ATGCCCCCAGAAACCACTTTTCTCGACCGTCAGCAGGAGTTCACTCAAAAAGAACAGGCTGCTCAAAGCAACTACAATCAACTGGCCTTCTGGCGGCTTATCTGGTTTGTTGGTGCCGTTGCCGGAGTTTGGCTGCTGGCCCGGTTCGATCAGCAGCTAGCTGCGGCTGGCGTTTTGCTGGTCGGCCTGATTGGGTTTATGCTGCTATTGAAAAAGCATCAGACCATTCGTCAGGAACGGGATTTGTATCACCAGTTGGCCTTTGTTAATCAGGACGAAGTGGCCCGGCTAAAACGCCAGTACCTGCGCCCGGAAACCGGCGAACAGTTCTCAAGCCCTACTCACTCTTATGCCGGCGATTTAGACGTATTCGGCAAGCACTCACTGTTCCGGCTGCTCAATCGCACACACACATACGAGGGGCAGAGACGTCTGGCAAAGTGGCTGAAGGCACCTTCTGCCCCAGACGCTATCCGATTGCGTCAGGAGGCTGTAGCGGAGCTTAAACCGCAACTGGAATGGCGTCAGCAGTTGGAAGCGCTGGCCTATGCAGAGCCAACCATCAACCAGTCGCCGGATGCCCTCGTGAAATGGGCAACAGCAGAAAGCGAGCCGCTAGCGGGTTACTTATCGATTGTCCGTTTTCTCTTTCCCGCCATTACCATAGGTTTGTTTATCGGGTGGCTACTGGGTTACGTTCAGGGAGCCGCCGTGTTGCTGGCACTGGCGGGGCATGGTCTTGTGCTCAGTCAAATCTCAGCGCGTGCTAAAGGGGTTAGCGAGCAAACATTCGAAATAGCAACGGCGCTGCGGGCGTATCAAGCGCTGCTTAAGCAAGCCGAAGCGGTAAAGGGAGATACTGTTCGATTGCGCGCCATCCGACAGGCGCTAACATCTGATACTAAACTAGCTGCTTCGGCAGCCATTGGCCAGCTCGGACGGCTTACCGAGGGGCTGAACTTCCGCCGAAATCCTTATTTCGCCTTGCTGATTGGTGTAGCAACACTTTGGGATATTCACTATTTGATAAAGCTTGAACATTGGCGACAAACGCATGGACCGGCACTCAGTTTGTGGTTCGAGGCACTGGGTGAGCTGGAAGCCCTCAATAGCCTCTGTGGTTTCGCGTACGCGCACCCGTCCTATGCAACTCCCGAAATCGTTGATGATAAGTTTGTATTGGAATTAACCTCGGCAGCCCATCCGTTACTAGCAGAAAATAACAGCGTCGCTAACTCACTTATTCTGCGTGGTGCCGGACAAACCGTCCTGATTACCGGCTCCAATATGTCGGGGAAAAGCACGTTTCTGCGGACGGTAGGTACAAACGTAGTGCTGGCATTAGCGGGGGGCGTGGTGCGTGCCGAACGCTTTCGGTGTTCGCCCGTACAGGTGTTTACGAGTATGCGCACACAGGACTCACTCGAAGAAAGCACATCGTCGTTCTACGCCGAATTGAAACGCCTGCAAACGCTTATTGGCCTGACAAACCCGGATAAGTCGGCCTCAGTTTCTTCTAAAAATACCCTGCCTGTTCTCTATTTTCTGGATGAGATCCTGAAAGGTACGAACTCCGCCGACCGCCATCGGGGCGCTGAGGCCCTTATTCGTCAGTTGCACCACACAATGGCATCTGGCTTTGTGTCTACCCATGATCTTGAGCTGGGTCAACTTACCGATGCTGACGGCTTTGTGCGTAACTACCACTTCCAGTCGGACCTTGTCAATGGCGAGCTTGTGTTCGACTATAAACTCCGGGATGGTATCTGCAAAAGTTTCAACGCCAGCCAGCTGATGCGGGCCATTGGCATTGAGATGGATGCGGTGAAATAG
- a CDS encoding guanylate kinase (KEGG: nam:NAMH_0457 guanylate kinase~TIGRFAM: guanylate kinase~PFAM: guanylate kinase~SMART: guanylate kinase/L-type calcium channel region), protein MDGKLIIFSAPSGSGKTTIVKHLLAENNNLGFSISACTRDRRGRAEENGKDYYFLTPEEFKQRIDNDEFVEWEEVYVGAFYGTLKSEIERLWKSGKHVLFDVDVQGGLKLKEYYGDKALAVFVKVPDEETLRQRLIGRGSETEESLSKRLFKVHFEMSFQDRFDVVLVNDDLETSLQKAQKLVDDFVRENKVPDKGAVV, encoded by the coding sequence GTGGACGGTAAACTGATCATTTTTTCTGCCCCTTCCGGTTCGGGCAAAACCACCATTGTCAAGCATTTGCTGGCCGAGAATAATAATCTCGGCTTTTCCATTTCAGCCTGCACCCGCGACCGTCGGGGCCGGGCCGAAGAGAATGGCAAGGATTATTACTTCCTCACACCGGAAGAATTCAAGCAGCGAATAGATAATGACGAATTCGTTGAATGGGAAGAGGTCTATGTAGGCGCGTTCTACGGAACCCTTAAGTCAGAAATCGAACGGCTCTGGAAGAGTGGCAAGCATGTATTGTTCGATGTAGATGTTCAGGGAGGACTCAAACTAAAAGAGTACTACGGCGATAAGGCACTGGCCGTTTTCGTAAAAGTACCCGATGAGGAAACGCTGCGCCAACGCCTGATTGGCCGCGGCTCCGAAACAGAAGAAAGCCTATCTAAACGGCTTTTTAAAGTTCACTTCGAAATGAGCTTTCAGGATCGCTTCGATGTCGTTCTAGTAAACGACGACCTGGAAACATCGCTCCAAAAAGCCCAGAAGCTGGTCGATGATTTCGTGAGAGAGAACAAAGTGCCTGATAAGGGCGCAGTTGTTTAA
- a CDS encoding ferric uptake regulator, Fur family (PFAM: ferric-uptake regulator~KEGG: mms:mma_3204 ferric uptake regulator family protein), translating into MTLAAKTLKAFNLRHTNGREEVLDLFLNAGHALAHNDVENGLGPDHDRVTIYRTLRTFLDKGLLHKVLDDEGGTKYALCRDNCSEGHHHHDHVHFKCETCGQTTCLDKVSIPAIALPEGYNRKEMNLLIQGVCQDCNK; encoded by the coding sequence ATGACCCTGGCCGCTAAAACCCTGAAAGCCTTCAACCTTCGCCACACCAATGGTCGGGAGGAAGTCCTTGATTTGTTTCTGAATGCCGGTCACGCACTGGCTCATAACGATGTCGAAAATGGTCTCGGTCCCGATCATGACCGGGTAACGATCTATCGAACGCTGCGGACGTTTCTGGATAAAGGACTGTTGCATAAAGTGCTGGACGACGAGGGAGGTACGAAATATGCACTTTGCCGCGACAACTGTTCGGAAGGCCATCACCACCACGATCACGTTCATTTCAAGTGCGAAACCTGCGGACAAACGACTTGCCTTGATAAAGTCAGTATACCGGCCATTGCATTGCCCGAAGGCTACAACCGAAAGGAAATGAATCTGCTCATCCAGGGCGTTTGCCAGGATTGTAATAAGTAG